The genomic DNA GTAGTTTTGCAGAATAAGGGACACACCGATCGCCGAGATCAGCGGCGCGAGGCGATTGGCCTTGCGCAAAGGCCGATAGGCAAGGCGTTCGATCACCACACCATAGGTGCTGGTGACGATGATGGCGAAGACGAGGCTGAGGGCGATCAGAACAAAAGGCGATGAGATCCCGAACCAGGCCAACACAGCAAGACCAATGGCTGCGAGATAAGCGGAGATCATGTAGATATCACCATGGGCAAAATTTATCATACCGATGATTCCATAGACCATCGTATAGCCCACTGCGATCAGGCCGTAAGTCGCACCCAGGACGAGGCCATTGACGAGCTGTTGACCCAGTACGTAAAGATCCATCTTGTGCACCAATAGGTTAATGAAAAACAAAGGGCCCGCATTCCCACGCGGGGTCTTAACCCCATGGGCTTGGGCCCCACCAGAAGGCACCCCAGGGATTGGGGTGCTCGCTTCTTATCACATCTTGCCGACTTCTGCGTACTTGCCTTTGGTGTCCCAAACGTACATTACGTAGCCGGATTTTTGCAGGTCACCCTTTTTGGTCCAGTTCTGGGGTCCCATCACGGTGGTGGCGCCGTTATCGAAGAGCCATTTGGAAAGTTTGCGACCGTCGCGGGTTTCGCCCGTGCCTTTGATGGCAGCAGCGATGGCCTGGACTGAGGCATAGGAATAGAGAGTGTAGCCTTCGGGCTCGTAGCCGGTTTTGCGGAAGGAATCGACAACCTTTTTGCCATCGGGAAGTTTACGGGGATCGGCGCCGAAGGTCATGTACGCGCCGCTGACGAATTTCTCGCCGCCGGCCGATGACACGAATTCCTCGGACACAATTCCATCACCCGAAATGAAGGCGGCTTTCAGACCTTGCTCGCGCATCTGGCGGAGCAGCGGACCGGCTTCGGCATGCAGACCACCGAAGTAGACGGCATCAGCCTGCGCGGCTTTGATTTTGGTCACGAGGGCGTTGAAGTCTTTTTCACCGCGGGTCAGGCCTTCATAGATCACAGGTTCCTGGCCCAGGGATTTCAGGTGAGCTTTCATGGCATCGGCAAGGCCCTGACCATAGGTGTCCTTGTCGTGGATGACAGCCACTTTCTTGGCTTTCAGAACTTTGGTGACGAACTCAGCGGCTTCCACGCCCTGCTGATCATCACGACCGCACATCCGCATGATGACGCTGTAATTCTGCAGTTCGCAGTTGGCCTTCTTGCCCGCATCGGTGACGCCCGAACAGTCTTTTTCCTTATAGGCGGCGTCTTCGGTCACGCGGGGATTGGTCGAAGCTGGCGTGATCATCAGCACATTGTTTTCCCGATAGACGCTGGCGGCGGGGATCGTCGAGGAGGAGCAGAAGTGTCCGACCACGGCGGTCACGCCTTCGGTGTTGACGAGTTTGTTGGCCACGGATTTGGCCTGGGCTGGTATACAGGCGTCGTCCGCCTTCACCGCGCGCAGTTTTTTTCCGTTGATGCCACCGGCATCGTTGATGTCCTTAATAGCGGCCTCAGCGCCTTTCCAAAGCTGAAGTCCGAACGGAGCGTTGGCTCCGGTGTGTGGACCGGCGACGCCGATCACGATTTCGTTGCCAGCGGCCCGCAGCACGTGACTCTGGAGGCCCAAGGCTGCCACGAGTGTCATCCCGAGAGTAAAGCGATTCTTGACTGAAAACATAAAAGGACTCCCTCTGTCGTAAACCAACTCCGCTTTCCCTTCGGGCGGCTCACGGAGCGGCCCGAGATCCTTATCTGCACCTTGGTGCTCAGACTGGAGCGGAATTGAGGTACCCAAATTCTCAAAAAAGAATTCATTTTTCCATAAAAATTAAAAAAGCCTCTTTGGCCCAGGGCCGGTCCGGCGATTTTTTCACCATGAGATGACGGGAGACCGGGCCGCGGGCCCAGACGGTGAGCGATTTTCTCACCATGAGATGACGGCAGACCGGGCCGTTGGCCCACGCGACCTGCGATTTTTTCAATTTGAGATGACGGCAGACCGGGCCGCGGGCCCAGGCGACGAGCGATCTTTGATAGGGGATCGGGATGCGGGGCCAGGGAGTTTATCGACACGAGGTGACGTCAGTCGGGGACGTCGCGCGACGTAAGCCGCGGTTTGCGGCTTTGGTTGGATGCGGGTCGACCTATGATCGTTAGGGGTGAGAAGCGGCAGCAGCCGCTTCCCGGCGTTACCAGGTGGACAAGGTCAGTGAGCTTCCTTAGCCTGAATCGTCGGGGTTACGTCAGGGCCGGGAATGCGCGGCATTTCGTAGTAGATCTTAAACGTTACCCGGCGATTTAACATACGACTCGACTCCACAGCGTTGCTGTGTTTGGGACGTTTTTCTCCCCAGCCGACAGTCAAAAGTTTATCAGGCGACACACCGTAGTTCCGCATGAGCCAGCGTTCGATCGTATCCGCACGCCGATCGCTGAGTTCGAAGTTATACGCATCCGACCCCAAAGCACAGGCATGCCCTTCGATCACCACACGGTCGATCGTCCGGTTATTCTGCAGCATGCCCTTCAGCCTCTGCATCACCTCATACCCTTTGGGATCACGTATTTCCGTGGAATCGAAATGAAAGTAGATATCATCCAGTTCAATGATGGCATCCGGAGCCCTTTCGGTAATCGTAGGACCCATCACCGGCACGATCGGAGCCACAGGCGCTGGAGCCACCTCAACCGGCTTCACTGGAGTCAGATCCGTCATCCACCTCACACCCGCATAGATTCGATAATCCGCGGAACTCAAGGCATGACGCATCTCCGATCCATAACCCGCATAAAGCGTCCAGGCATCATCCAAGGGATATTTCAAACCGACAAGGCCTTCCATAATGGAAGTATTCCGCGGCGAAAAAGTCGAAAAATCCTGTCTCGCGTACGAACCGTAGATTTCACCCTGCACCGTGAGTTTGGTGGCCGGCAGCTTCACATCGACTCCGGTCGACGCCACCAGCTGATCACCGAAACGCTGCACGGGAAGTACCTCTTTCAGCTCCGCAGTCGGCTCACCATGATGCCAGCGATAGCCGACGTTGGTGGACCACTCCAGAAAACCAAAATCCAGAGTCCCGAGCAGCTCCAGCGCAAAAGCCGGCCACTGCATATTCCCGGAATAAGGATTATTCTGAATGCGGTTATGATTCGCCGTTCCCAGGATACCCAGGGCAAAGAAGCCGGTATCCACAAGGTTGAATTTCGTGGCGAGGCGAAGTTCCGTCACACCGAGGCGCGCGAAATATCCATGCAGAAGATCATCATTCTCCACGGTCTGCGCGATATAGGATGGCAAGGCCAGACTGAAATCCCAGAAGCTGGTAATGCCATAGCTCACGGCCACTTCCATGCCCGTGACCGAGTTATTGAAGGTCTTTTTCTGATCTATGTTGTCGCGTCCCTCTTCATTGAAGTAAGGGAGCGTGTTCACGGCGTTGTTGAAAAAAAGCCCAAGGCCAAGGCGCCCTGAACCCATGGTCCGGGCGCTATGAACGGTGACGCTATCCATGGGTGTATAGGACGCGTTGAAATTTTGCAGATCCGATCCTGTGATATTGGCTCGAACTTCAGATGACATCACGCAGGCCGCAGCCAGCGCCCCAACTCCAATGATCGTACGCATAAACTCACTCCCCTCTCCATTTCCACATAAAAGAACAGCACAGCGCAGGGATCCACGGTCCCACGAACCCTTTCTTGCAAGACTGATTCCGCCTGCCACCCTTCCCAGGAACCCTGAATAGACCAGTCTTCCAGGCCACTTGGAGGCGTACCCTCCCGGGCCCAGGCGTCTTTTGAAAAAGTAAAAATGCAGACGGCAGACAGCTGCTGAAAGATTTGACAGCCGCTGCCCAAATTCTTTCCGGGCGAAAGAATGTTGCGAGGCCTCACTCCTGTGTTAGGATAAGGAAAAATATCGAAGCAGGATGCCATGACCGTTCATCTGCAACAGCAGCGCTACTCAGCCGTGATCGGCTCGGAAGGACAGATCTTTCTTCGTGGCGTTCTGGACGAATCGTCCGACCTGAAACAAACCGTCGAGCTTATCAAAGAACGGCATGCGATCGCACCTGCGGATCCTATCCAGCTCGACTTCAGCCACCTCGTTTCCGGTAGCTGGAATGGCTTTTTAGCTTTGGATAAACTCCTGGCCGAACTGAAGCTCACCTACGTCCTGCGACACGTGACCTTTGACCTCTTCCGCTATGTCGCTCTTCTGCCGACGCTCCGTAAAGCCCAACTCGGCGAGATCGAACTCGTCGTGGTCGCTGAGGATCGGAAAGTCCACATCAAAGGCACCGAGTCCGTGTCCGTCACACCATCGGGCCGCTTCGCAAGCGTCGGTGGTCAACAGATCGTCGGTCGTCACAGTTTTATTTTCGGCGATCGACTCGCCTGCCCTCGCTCCGCCCACGAGCGCACCGAATTCGACATGTGGTACGATTACATTTCTTTCGCGGCGATCACCCTCGCCTTATCGGAAGATCTGGCCCGCAGCATCGCGATGTCGGTCATTCGCCTCGCCAGTGAATTGGCCGCTGAATACAAGGCGCAGTCGCTGGCCATGGGCATACTGCAGAATGTGGAACAATCGGTCTGGGCCCGCGAAGCCGAAGATGAAGCCAAAATCCTGGCCGGTCGCGCCCGCGACAGCGAGTCCGTTTATGGTCAGATCATCCTCGGCATTAAAAAGAACGTTCTCCTCGCGGAGTCCATTCAAAAGGCCCTGCACGCGGCGGAAGGTCAGCCACGCGCCGTCCTTCTGAACGCCGTTCAAAACGTCCGCACGATCAGGCAGGAGCTTCAGAACATCGTGCAGCAGATTGAAAACGGCGGAACCGAAACCTTTGCCCTGCTCATCTCGGTCCCCGGCAAAAAGCGTTTTGATGAGGCCTATCATAAAATCAACGCAGTTTCGCCCGACATGCTGACCGCACTGCGCGAGACCATGGATATCCTGGATCCTTTGACGGAAGATGATTGGAACGCGACCCGGGACGCGATCTTCGAACGGACCAAGGATGTCGAGCAGCTGGTGTCCAATCTCATCGTCCTGACCCAGGGCTTTGACCTTCTGCGGCAGATCATCGAACATCTCATCAACGAGATCGAAGTGATCGAAGCCTACCTGGACAAGGGCGCGCCGGACAGCGAGTGGACCAGCTTCCGCAAAGACCTTCACGAGCGCATTCGCCGCAAACTCGTCACGGACCAGGAAAAACTTTCGGTCGATGCCTCCATCCCGGACGTTATGAATGATCATGGCGAGGAGGCGCGCAAGCCGGGGGAAGTGCTGCTCTTCTAAGTTTGCAAAAAGACCTTTCCTTTCTTCAAGAAAAACAACATTTCAAAGTGATTTCAGGCAAATATAATTTCGGCTTGTTTGCAGAATTATCCTGCCGATAAGATGTTTGTGATCGGAAAGGATGCTGCCATGAAAAAGGCCCGGATACTCAAAAATGTCAGCAGCAAGATCCCGGTGACCCGGTTTCTTGATTACAAAGCCTATCTTGAGGCCGTGTACCAGGCCATGAAAACGGAAATGGACAGCTACTCCTATATGCAGTTCGCCGAGGACCTCGGGTTCGCGCGCAGCAACGTCATGTACCTTATCATCAAAGGCCAAAGGCCCCTGACCACCAAGACTGGACGCAAAATCGCCGAGGCCCTGGAACTCAAAGCCGGGGAACGCAAATACTTCGACGACCTCGTCGCTTACTTCGACAGCGATCTGGCGCCGGAGCGCGAAGTTCACCTGCAGAATATGGTGAAGCAAAAAACCCGCACCATTTCCGATTCTGATGAACTGATGGCCCAGCTCGAATACTTCACAGAGTGGTATCACGTCGCGATCTATGAATTCAGTTTCACCCCGCATTTCACCGATGATCCCCAGGAACTCGCCGCCGCCCTGATTCCGCGCATCCGTCTCGATCAGGCGAAAAAATCCCTGGCGCTCCTGCAAAAACTTGGACTTTTGGCCCTGGATCCTGGAACCAGGAAACTAAAACCGACCCAGGCGCGCGTCGCGACCGGCCATGAGATCATGTCGATGGCCCTGGTGCGCTACCATCAGAAGATATTGGAATTGGCCAAGCAGGCCCTGATGACGATCAGTGTCGAGGAGCGGGAAATCAGCGCGACCTCGATGGCCATTGCTCCCGAACGGATGCCGAAGATCAAAAAAGAGATCCGTAATTTTCGAAAGAAGATCATGGATCTTGCCGCTCAGGATCCTGAACCCGAGCGCGTCTATCAGCTTAGCCTTCAGCTCTTTCCGATGACCCGTAAACAAAGGACGGAACCAACATGAAAAGGTCGGCCTACGCTAGTCTTGCGATTCTATCCCTGGGTCTCATGCTCTTCAGTCCTGCATGCGGCACGGACGTGGGCAATTCGGGCAGGCCGATCGCTCAGGAATCAACGGAACTTGCGGCTGTCGCGGGCATGCAGCACGATGAGGTGATCAGTTCCGTCAACGATGGCAGCGACAGCGACGCCACGGCCATGGCTTTGCTGGGCCCTTCGCATGAACCGCGTCTGGCGGAAGTCACGAGCGATTGCACTCCCAATGCCAACGGCAGCATTGCGGTGAAAACCACAAAAGTCCTGGCCCAGGAAACGGATTTCGGCCGCCCCAGTCAACGCAAGGTGCAGAAGGATTCGCTGAACACGAGTCTCGATACGACCTATTCCGTCCCAGGCACCTTGGGCGTTCTGAGCTGTATAAACAATCGTCCTTCCATCAGCTGGGCTCAGCTGGCTGAATTGAAGACGGTCGCCAAACTCGATAAGGAGCGCAAGCGTACGGTGAGCCTGAAGGCGGATGGCAGCATCCTGAGTGAGTCCCAGCTGACCGTCGACAGCACCCGAACGGTTCAGTATGCGAAGGTCGCGGCCCCGCTGGATGTCCTTACTGTTCGACGTACTTCGACTCTCGACAGCACGGTCAGCCTTCTTCGTCAGAATAAGGACGAGCCTTTGACGCGCAGCGTGAAGACTCTGGATGCTGAACCCCTTATCGTGGAAAAGGCCCGGTCCCGCGGCGCAGGCGTAACCCGCGTGGAAATCGTGTCGGGCGCGGTGGCCTCCACTCATAATGAAGCGAAGATGGTGGTTCTGCGTTACAAGAACCTGGTGCTCTCATTGGGAAGCAGCTGCCACCCCAGCTCCGGCAGTATCCAAGGCGAAGTCTTCGCCAGCAGCACCGATACGAAGGCGGAAAGCAGCTTCACGGTGGTCTTCGATAGCGACGGCGCCACCCTCATCCGTGACGATGGAACGGAGGAAGATATGGAGCTTGAGAGCTGTCAACTCTAAAGCCAAACCTGGGGCCCTTTCCGGCCTCAGGCTCTTCCCGGCCACAGGCCCTTTCCGGCCTCAGGCGCTTCCCGGCCACAGGCCCTTCCCTATCTCTTCCGATAATGTCATTCCTTCCCCTGGGGTATTTGAGCATTTTTAAACCCTGCAAAAGTGGGCTCCTCACGTTTTTTCTTAGCCCTTCTTCATTAATTTGCCCAACTGCACAACCACGAACGATTTGAACCCCGTCGCCAGGGTCATTTTTCAGGGCAAAAAAGCCTCAAAATGTCGTCCATTCATTTTTTTTGACTCCCTATTCTTTGGTGGCCTGGCTAGTCAGTCAACAGAGATGCTTTGGTCTTTGATACATTTCCAAACTCAAAAAAGGTAGGCGTGCATGAAAAGAATGGCAGGATTCAACAAGGCTTTCGCTCTGGTTCCCTGTTCCGTCGTACTCTCGATGGCTGTCGGTTGCGGCTCCGCAGGTCAAAGCACCAGCGAGCAGAAGGTTTACGGCGGCACTCGCGCGCCTACAGGCAGCTGGAAGAACGTGGTCGCTATCACCCAAAAAAGTGGCGGCATGTACTGCAGCGGTACCGCGATTGCACCCACTGTTGTCATCACAGCCGCTCACTGCGCGAAAGGCTTCAAGGCAGCCAACGTCTCCGTTTACGTCGGTGACGGCAAGGAAGGCGGCCGCGTCGCAGGCCAATACCAGGCCAAGACCATCAAGTATTCCCCCAAGTACGCAACGACCAATGACATCGCCTACATCGTGCTGACCCAGCCTATGGATCTGGCCGATGACGATTTTATTCCAGTCCTTACAGCTGAAGAAGAAAAAGACGAACTTCTTCAGGTCGGTGGCATCGGCCACATCGTGGGCTTCGGCAACCGTGATGATGGCGGCTTCGGCGTGAAGTTCGAAGTGGATGGCAAGATCACCAAGCTGACCAGCAATGAGATCAGCATCGGCGGCAGCGGTAAAGACTCATGCCAAGGCGATAGCGGCGGTCCCGTTTTCGGCAAGCTGAAAAGCGGTGAGTGGCGCGTTTACGGCGTGACCTCCCGCGGCGGCGCCTGCGGCACAGGCGGCATCTACGGCCTGATGCATGCGAACATCTGCTGGGTTCAGGAAGACTCCGGTGTGGACCTTGGTCTGGTAGCCGGTACCTGCGATTAATTCTTAGACTTGCACAATGGAAATTAACCCGTCGGGGCCTTAGGCCCTGGCGGGTTTGTTATTTGACGAGTTTGTTATTTGACGGGTTTGTTGTTTGCGAAGCAAATGGCCTCTGAATCGTTTGATCCAGAGGCCTCTTGCTTGGGACGGATACTAATTCCGAGGTTTAAGGGACGTGCTTCACAGCAACATCTTTGAAGACGACGTTACTGCTATCCGTTTTCATGGTGCCCGTAGGCGCGACTGAGAAAGGAACCACAAAAAATTCATAGCCCGCCGCGTTATCAATCGCCTGATTGGGATCAGCCGGCGTTTTTCCCGCATCCAAAGCCGGGGTGTTGGCTTCGGTGAATTCCATCCAGAGTTTATAGTTGCCGGTCAACATTTGAGCACCGGCCTTGTCTTTCAGATCCCAGGTCGCGGTGATCGGAATCCCCGCGGCCGGTGTCGTCTGGGTCGCACCTGTTGTGGCGTCCAGGGTCTGAGCCGTGAACACCTGCCAACGCTTTAAATGCACAGCCCTCTGTCCAGCGAAGGCGTGGATGGTCTTGATGTATTTATTATTGGCATCGGTTATCCAAACGCTACGAATGTGACCACGGGTCCGATAGGGGCCTGCCGGTGTCGGGGGAATAATGTTCAATGTTACCGCCACACTCCCGGTCGCCGGCACGGGATTGGCCGGTGGTGGGGTATTCGCGGTCGGCATCGGTGTTGTAGAATTATTAGGAGTGGTTCCTGGCGAATCAGCGGTCTTGTCCCCATTCTCCGTGTTATCCGAACTGCCCTCCGGTGTTCCCGTTCCCGTCGCGTCCGCATTGGGACCGGATTCGTTGCGGGTCGATTCAGGTTTGTTGACCTGATAAGGACGGAGCACAGTTTGCGAGCAGCCTAAAACGAGGACGGTCAGGCTGAAAACTGGAAGCCAGGCTTTCATGGTATTTCCTTCCCCAGGTCGTGGACACGGCAACCGATATGGGATGTTCTATCGGCTCGAGGCGTTCATTTCTAAATAGGACTTAGGTCGTAAAAAGCGGAATTTAAAGGCTTTTTATCGACCTAGGACTAAAGTCCTAGGAGGCCAGTTTTCATGTTCGACGAAAATCATACGGGGCGGCAGAATTGGATTTTGACCGAACTGCTGATGATCATTATCGTCCTTTTGATTTTCGACAGCTGGTACGACTTCAAAGCCGGAGTGGACACGGCTCATCTCGTTATGGAATTCACCTGCGGGATTCTGGGCCTTTTGGCGATTTTCATAATCTGGCATCGACGCATCGTGCCCCTGGAGGGCGCGCTGCGGTCTACCGAGAAGGATCGCCGGGCTCTGGAAAAAGAGTTGGAGGGTTTTCGAAAGTCGATCGCCCCCTATGCGGCCAACATTCGCCAGGAAGTGGAGCGGCAGTTCTCGACTTGGAATCTGACGGCAGCCGAAAAAGAGACCGCGTTTTTACTTTTGAAGGGTTTGAGCCTTAAGGATATTGCGCAGGTTCGTGGGGTCAGCGAGAAAACTGTGAAGCAGCATAATCTTACGATCTATCAGAAGTCAGGACTGGCGGGACGCGCAGAGCTTTCCGCCTTCTTTTTGCAGGACCTTCTGACCATGCCCGATCCAGAGGCGAAGTCAGGTTGAATGGAAAAAGGCCCCTTCTCGCGAAGGGGCTTTTTCATTTCAGGGAAAAGATTTTCAGCTCGCAGTCTTCGGTGCAGCCGCAGCCGCCGCAGCCGCCGCCTGTTGTTTCGCAGCCGCAGCCGCAGCGTTGGCAGCCGCTGCATCGGCCTTGGCCTTGTCAGCTTCAGCGCGTGCTCTCGCAGCTTCGGCTTTGGCTTTCTCCACTTCAGCTTCCAGCGACTTGTTTTTGGTTTCAAGCTGCTGATACTTCAATTTCAGAGCGTTAAGCTCCGCCTGAAGAGCCGCGGCGCTGGCCTGAGCCGCACCCAGGTCCACTTTGGTCTTGCCCAGATCATCCTGAGTCTTCGTATAAATATCCTTCAATTCATCGTAGCGGCCCTGAAGCGTCGCGAGGCTATTCTCGAGTTCCTTGATACGCGCGTTGGCGGCATCAAGACTCTTTTGCAGTTCCGCGTTCTTCGTCTGAAGAACGGTGGCCTGCTCCTGCAGTTTGCGGTTGGCTTCCTGCTGCGCGGTCAGATCCTGAGTCATCTTCGCGTTGGCAGCCTCCATCGCGGTCAGCTTCGCCACCTGATTATCATAGTTCGCACGCGCGGTTTTGATTTCCTCGGCCATGCGGCGCGCAGCGGCGGTTTCACTGTTCTTCGCAGCGGCAAGGTCCTGCCGCAGCCTGGCGATTTGAGCATCCTGGTTTTTCGATTTGCCTTCCAGATCCGTGATCTTCTGCTGGGTCATGCGCTGCTGCTCGGCCGTGGGCGCATTGGCGAGCTGCACCTGAAGTTTTGCAAGTTCGGCCTTATAATCCGCCAGAGTCTGACTCTGCGCATCCAGCTGGGTTTTATAGGCGGTTTCCACCTGCGTTCCCGACTTGTTCAGATCGTCGATACGCTGCTGCAGCTGACTCACTCTTTCATTGTTGGTCTTGAGTTCGGTTGAAATCTCCGAGCGCTCATCACCCAAACGCTCGACTTCCTGGGCCAACTTCTCATTGTTGGCAACGGCTTTCTCAAACTCTGCTGTGGACATTTGACCATCCTGACCCGAACCACACGCCGTGAACAGGAGGAACGCGACAAGGGAAATCCCACGATAATTCATAACAACCCCATTGCTGATACCGGAACATTAAGAAAGTTTGAGCTGCCTTTTGCAAAAGCCAGGCCCAATTCCTTTTCATGAGTGATTCAAAGATCCTGTGCATGCGGAGTGACCATCAATGACGCTCCGAGCGCACGAGACTCAGGCGATACACGCGCGCCGATTCTTACCGTGATACCGCATTTGCGAATACTTCTCTCGCGTTTATGCAGGCAGTGTAAAGTTTTTGTTTACGTCTAATTCTTGATCGGCCGGCTGAAGAGAGGGATCAGAATTGAAGGCTTAGCTGAAAACCCTGCACCGAGAGCAGAGGATTCAGAAGTTCCAACTGAAGATGCTTGTCATGAAAGCTGGTGGACACGAGAGGATAAGTGGAGAGTGGCTGCAGCGCCACAGAAGAACGCGAAGGCGCGCGATATCCCGCTTCCAGGACGCTCGTTCCATAAGCCAGGGCTGTCACACCGAGCGAGAGCTGCGCGACCTGCTTGGATCTTCTGATAAAAGCCTGATTCCCGGCAACGAGTTCCAAAAACACAGGATTGATGTCATCCCCAGTTTGAATGGCCCTGCGCCGCAGCGAGGCTGTCTCCTGCTCGGCTTTTTTCGCGTCCTGGTTTTTGGAATAGGCAAAGTAAAGCCCAAGACCCTGGGCGCTTCCCAGCGTGAGACCCAGGAAAATTTTGCCCTGAAGCAGTTGATTCAGGCCAAAAGGCAGATAGGTTTCCGGTCGATCGAACGCTGCCCGCGCGACCACGATCCGCGATCCGCGCCCCTCCCGCACGTCCGCAAAAAACCTTTGGGCCCGCCGACTCCGCACGACATCGGGCAGGTCCAGGTCCGGGTCTTCATCCAGCGCTCTTTTGAAGAGCGCCCGGGCTTTTTGCTCACGATCCATCTCCAAAACCGCCGCCGCGGCCAGCATCAAGGCCTTGCCGCGACGGGTGCCGCGTTTCTCTCGGGCAAGACTCATGGCTTTTTTGTAAGAGCGGGAAAACTTCTGTTCGCTATAATCGTCCAGGGCGTCCTGGTAACTGGCCGCGCGCGCTGTCATGGGGCCGAGCAGGGCGGCCCCGAGCACGATAAGTAAAATCACTCGCTTGCAGACCGAATCCACCGTATTGATACTCCCATGGCTTTCTTCAGCCTTCATGTTGCAAAGGTGATGCCGCGGCCAAGTGTGGGAAATTTATGACCCCGGGGATGCCAAGGGCAGGCCTATGGCCTATAATGGACCTACGCGGAACCAGCAAATAGGATGACTCATGCAGAACTTTTCCTCCCTCGTCGAGATGCAAAAGCAGTCCTGTAAAAAGTTTGCAGATCGCCCCATGTATGGGACGCGGATGAAGGGCCAGTGGCGTTGGATCACCTACAAGGAATTCGGCGAGTACGTCGATCACATTCGCGGCGGCTTGAATCACCTGGGCCTTCGTGAAGGGGAAACGGTTGCCATCATCGCCCGCAACTGCGTGGAGTGGGCGGTTGCAGCCTATGCGACCTATGGCCTGCGCGGCCGCGTCGTGGCCATGTACGAGAGTCAGAATAGTTCGGAATGGGAATATATCCTGGCGGATTCCAAAGCCACCATCGTCTTCGCCCACAACTCGGTGATCCATGATGTCATCGAACGCATCAGCCAAAAGCTGCCGCATATCAAGCATGTGATCAATATACACGATGATGAAACCGAGCATATGTGCTTCAACAAACTCCTGACTCTGGGAAAGAAGCATCCCGCGCCCGTGATTCCCGCCAAACCCGACGAGGTCATGGGCATCATCTATACCTCGGGCACCACGGATAAACCCAAAGGCGTGCTGCTGAGCCACGCGAATATCCTGAGCCAGATCGAGGCCATCAAGCAGCGCTACACCTTCACCACCGAAGATCAAACCCTCTCCTTCCTTCCCTGGGCCCATGTGTTTGGCCAGACGGGTGAGGTGCATCTTCTCATCGGCCTCGGTTTTTCCAGCGCCTTTTCCGAAAGCGTCGGCAAGATCCTGGACAATCTCGCGGAAATCAAGCCTACCATGCTGATGTCGGTTCCGCGGATCTTCAACCGCATCTATGAAAGCGTGAACAATAAAATCCAGCGCGGTCCTGGCATCATCCGCTGGATTTTCCAGCATGGAATGGCCGGCGCCGAGAACAGGCGCCTGGGTCGCCCCAGCACGTTTCTGCAGAACCTCTGCTTTGCGCTCGCGGATAAACTCGTCTTTAAAAAAATTCGCGGGGCCTTCGGGGGTCGCCTGAAGTATGCGATCAGCGGCGGCGCAGCGCTGCAAATCGAAGTCGCATCCTTCATCGCGAATCTCGGCATCACCGTCTACGAAGGCTATGGACTCAGTGAAACGAGCCCACTCGTCGCCGCCAACTTCCCCGGTCATATCAAAATCGGCACCATCGGCAAGGTCCTCCCCAACGTTGAAGTCAGGATTGATACCAAGGTCGGTGACTCGGACATTCCCGGTGCGGGCGAGATCGTCGTATACGGCCCCAATGTGATGAAGGGCTACCATAATCTGCCCGAGGAAACCGCCAAGGTCATGACCTCGGACGGCGGCTTCCGCACAGGTGATGTGGGCTACTTCGATGCGGATGGCTTCATGACGCTCTGCGGTCGGGTCAAGGAGCAGTTCAAGCTGCAAAACGGCAAGTATGTGGTGCCGACCCTCATTGA from Oligoflexus sp. includes the following:
- a CDS encoding long-chain fatty acid--CoA ligase yields the protein MQNFSSLVEMQKQSCKKFADRPMYGTRMKGQWRWITYKEFGEYVDHIRGGLNHLGLREGETVAIIARNCVEWAVAAYATYGLRGRVVAMYESQNSSEWEYILADSKATIVFAHNSVIHDVIERISQKLPHIKHVINIHDDETEHMCFNKLLTLGKKHPAPVIPAKPDEVMGIIYTSGTTDKPKGVLLSHANILSQIEAIKQRYTFTTEDQTLSFLPWAHVFGQTGEVHLLIGLGFSSAFSESVGKILDNLAEIKPTMLMSVPRIFNRIYESVNNKIQRGPGIIRWIFQHGMAGAENRRLGRPSTFLQNLCFALADKLVFKKIRGAFGGRLKYAISGGAALQIEVASFIANLGITVYEGYGLSETSPLVAANFPGHIKIGTIGKVLPNVEVRIDTKVGDSDIPGAGEIVVYGPNVMKGYHNLPEETAKVMTSDGGFRTGDVGYFDADGFMTLCGRVKEQFKLQNGKYVVPTLIEDSLNLSTYISYSLVYGDNREYTVVVINVNLDEVVHYAKSRGLYQQTHDVIPKEDVEKILNMDQIQSLFERIIKDQCAGIKGYEVPRKFMLTADEWSANTGFLTQTFKLRRMPIISHYADQIDLLYHEARSFLEAANG